A DNA window from Flavobacterium sp. contains the following coding sequences:
- a CDS encoding phospho-sugar mutase, translated as MNIAPNILNAVNEWLTPTFDQETQAAVKELMTTSPKDLEESFYKNLEFGTGGMRGVMGVGNNRINKYTLGKNTQGLSDYLHKVFPNEPLKVVIAYDCRHNSNTLAKVVADVFSANGIQVYLFSDLRPTPELSFALKYLGCQCGIVLTASHNPPEYNGYKVYWQDGGQIVPPQDGEIIEVIESLDYDKIKFNANESLIQYIDTEIDKAFVKSSIENASFNTPAEAKDNLHIVFTSLHGTSIKSIPDVLSQAGYKNVHIVPEQAVPDGDFPTVKSPNPEEPEALTMALALADKTNSDIVVGTDPDCDRLGVAVRNNDGKMILLNGNQTMVLMTSFLLKQWKKAGKINGKQFVGSTIVSTPMMMELATSYGVECKVGLTGFKWIAKMIKDFPELQFIGGGEESFGFMVGDAVRDKDAVAATLLICEVAAQAKAAGSSVYKELLQLYVENGFYKEYLVSLTKKGMEGLEEINQMMINLRQNPLKEINGQRVIMVEDYQSSTALNLLTNEESSMDIPKSNVLIYYTEDGSKICARPSGTEPKIKFYISVNAELESVADFDEAESFLDGKIQNIIADMQLK; from the coding sequence ATGAATATAGCACCTAATATTTTAAACGCTGTAAATGAATGGCTGACTCCTACGTTTGATCAGGAAACGCAGGCAGCAGTAAAAGAATTAATGACAACGTCTCCTAAAGACCTTGAAGAAAGTTTCTACAAAAATCTTGAATTTGGAACTGGTGGTATGCGTGGCGTTATGGGTGTTGGAAACAACAGAATTAACAAATATACGCTTGGAAAAAACACTCAGGGCTTATCTGATTATCTACACAAAGTATTCCCAAATGAACCATTAAAAGTAGTTATTGCTTATGATTGCCGTCATAACAGTAATACTTTGGCAAAAGTGGTTGCAGATGTTTTTTCTGCAAATGGAATTCAGGTTTATTTATTTTCAGATTTAAGACCAACTCCAGAATTATCTTTTGCCCTTAAATATTTAGGCTGTCAATGCGGAATTGTCCTTACAGCATCTCACAATCCGCCAGAATACAACGGATATAAAGTGTACTGGCAGGATGGCGGACAAATTGTTCCTCCGCAAGATGGAGAAATCATTGAAGTAATTGAAAGTTTAGACTACGATAAAATTAAATTCAATGCAAACGAAAGCTTAATTCAATATATTGATACTGAAATTGACAAAGCGTTTGTAAAATCATCTATCGAAAACGCAAGTTTTAATACTCCGGCTGAAGCCAAAGACAATCTTCATATTGTTTTTACTTCACTGCACGGAACTTCTATAAAATCTATTCCGGACGTTTTATCACAGGCTGGATATAAAAATGTTCACATTGTACCGGAGCAGGCCGTTCCGGATGGAGATTTCCCAACTGTAAAATCTCCAAATCCAGAAGAACCAGAAGCTTTAACAATGGCTTTGGCTTTAGCAGATAAAACAAATTCTGATATTGTTGTGGGTACAGATCCAGACTGCGACCGTTTAGGTGTTGCCGTTAGAAACAACGATGGAAAAATGATTTTACTGAACGGAAACCAAACCATGGTTTTGATGACTTCTTTCCTTTTAAAACAATGGAAAAAAGCCGGAAAAATTAACGGAAAACAATTTGTAGGTTCAACAATTGTTTCTACTCCAATGATGATGGAACTGGCAACAAGTTATGGCGTTGAATGCAAAGTTGGTTTAACAGGATTCAAATGGATCGCTAAAATGATTAAAGATTTCCCTGAACTTCAATTTATTGGCGGTGGAGAGGAAAGCTTTGGTTTTATGGTTGGCGATGCCGTTAGAGATAAGGATGCTGTTGCTGCTACATTATTAATATGCGAAGTTGCTGCTCAGGCAAAAGCTGCAGGAAGCTCTGTTTACAAAGAACTTTTACAGCTTTATGTAGAGAACGGTTTCTACAAAGAATACTTAGTTTCTTTAACTAAAAAAGGAATGGAAGGTTTAGAAGAAATCAATCAGATGATGATTAATTTACGCCAAAATCCTCTAAAAGAAATCAACGGTCAGCGAGTAATTATGGTTGAAGACTATCAATCATCTACGGCTTTGAATTTATTGACAAATGAAGAATCTTCAATGGATATTCCAAAATCAAACGTATTGATTTATTATACAGAAGACGGCTCTAAAATTTGCGCAAGACCAAGTGGAACTGAACCAAAAATCAAATTCTACATAAGCGTAAATGCTGAATTAGAATCGGTTGCGGATTTTGATGAAGCTGAAAGTTTCTTAGACGGAAAAATACAAAACATCATTGCAGACATGCAGTTGAAGTAA
- a CDS encoding ABC transporter ATP-binding protein — protein sequence MSNYKKIIPFIYPYKRYAFLNIFFNVLYALFSTLSFMALIPMLQVLFGKSKKLTTMPAYEGITHIKEYGENYLNYYITKNNDPNNPGFILSVMVGIIISIFLLKNLADYLAMFFINFLRNGVLRDMRNALYKKTLELPLAFYSEKRKGDVISRIAGDVNEVQTSFLAILELIVKEPLTIVFTIIAMLIISAKLTLFVFVFIPVSGYIISLIGKQLKKQSTKAQEEQGTFLSTIEETIGGLKVVKGYNAENYFNTVFRNSTDRFFNLSNSIGNRQNLASPASEFMGITVIAILLWYGGQMVLIDKTLEGASFIAYMGLAYNILTPAKAISKASYGVKRGNAAAERVLEILDQENTIVSKENAIEKTTFDNNISVQNINFKYEDENVLKDFSLQIKKGQTVALVGQSGSGKSTIANLLTRFYDVNEGTISIDGINIKDMSLHSLRGLMALVTQDIILFNDTIKANIALGKLDATDDEIIEALKIANAYEFVKDLPQGIYSNIGDSGSKLSGGQRQRLSIARAVLKNPPIMILDEATSALDTESEKFVQIALENMMQNRTSIVIAHRLSTIQKADVIVVMQKGRIVEQGRHDELIALNGTYNKLVTMQSFES from the coding sequence ATGAGTAATTACAAAAAAATAATTCCTTTTATATACCCTTATAAAAGATACGCATTCTTAAACATCTTTTTTAATGTTTTGTATGCACTTTTCAGCACACTTTCATTCATGGCATTAATTCCAATGCTGCAGGTTTTATTCGGCAAAAGCAAGAAATTGACAACCATGCCTGCTTATGAAGGAATCACCCACATAAAAGAATACGGAGAAAACTATCTCAACTATTACATCACAAAAAATAATGATCCGAACAATCCCGGGTTTATACTTTCGGTAATGGTTGGCATAATTATTTCTATCTTCTTATTGAAAAATTTAGCCGATTATCTGGCTATGTTTTTCATCAACTTTTTAAGAAATGGAGTTTTAAGAGATATGCGAAATGCATTATACAAAAAAACCTTAGAACTGCCTTTAGCGTTTTATTCTGAAAAAAGAAAAGGCGATGTTATTTCCAGAATTGCCGGAGATGTAAACGAGGTCCAAACTTCCTTTTTAGCTATTTTAGAGCTTATTGTTAAAGAGCCTTTGACCATTGTATTTACGATAATCGCCATGTTAATTATCAGTGCTAAATTAACATTGTTTGTTTTTGTTTTTATTCCGGTTTCAGGATACATTATTTCTTTAATTGGGAAACAGCTTAAAAAGCAATCTACAAAAGCACAGGAAGAACAAGGTACGTTCTTATCTACTATTGAAGAAACTATAGGCGGATTAAAAGTTGTAAAAGGATATAACGCTGAAAATTATTTCAATACTGTTTTCAGAAACTCTACAGATCGTTTTTTCAATTTATCAAACAGTATTGGAAACCGTCAAAACTTAGCCTCTCCAGCCAGTGAGTTTATGGGAATCACGGTTATTGCGATCCTACTTTGGTACGGAGGACAAATGGTTTTAATCGACAAAACTTTAGAAGGAGCGTCGTTTATTGCCTATATGGGATTAGCTTATAATATCCTGACTCCGGCAAAAGCAATTTCTAAAGCTTCTTATGGAGTAAAAAGAGGAAATGCTGCCGCTGAACGTGTCTTAGAAATTTTAGATCAGGAAAACACAATTGTTTCAAAAGAAAATGCAATCGAAAAAACAACTTTTGATAACAACATTAGTGTTCAGAATATCAACTTTAAATATGAAGATGAAAATGTTTTAAAAGATTTTTCTCTTCAAATCAAAAAAGGACAGACCGTTGCTCTTGTTGGACAATCTGGAAGTGGAAAAAGTACTATTGCGAATTTATTGACTCGTTTTTATGATGTAAACGAAGGTACAATTTCTATTGACGGAATCAATATCAAAGACATGAGTCTACATTCTCTTCGAGGTTTGATGGCATTAGTAACACAGGATATTATTTTATTTAATGATACTATTAAAGCAAACATTGCACTAGGAAAACTTGACGCAACCGATGACGAAATTATCGAAGCGTTAAAAATTGCCAATGCTTATGAGTTTGTGAAAGATCTACCACAAGGAATCTATTCTAATATTGGAGACAGTGGAAGCAAACTTTCAGGTGGTCAGAGACAACGTTTGTCTATTGCCAGAGCAGTATTGAAAAATCCTCCAATTATGATTTTGGATGAAGCAACTTCTGCATTAGATACCGAAAGTGAAAAATTTGTTCAGATTGCTCTTGAAAATATGATGCAAAACAGAACTTCGATAGTTATTGCTCACCGTCTTTCTACCATCCAAAAAGCTGATGTGATTGTGGTGATGCAAAAAGGAAGAATTGTTGAGCAAGGAAGACATGACGAATTAATTGCCCTTAACGGCACTTACAACAAACTTGTAACCATGCAGTCTTTCGAATCATAA